In Lotus japonicus ecotype B-129 chromosome 5, LjGifu_v1.2, one genomic interval encodes:
- the LOC130718627 gene encoding dirigent protein 22-like: MANPFIFIMTIFFLSHFTTAAETHTFGRTISPATLGLTNKPQKLSHLRFFFHDIIGGPNQTAFRIVEAPATVKSPTRFGAVVMMDNPLTELPELGSKVVGRAQGMYASASMDELGYLMVLNFAFTEGKYNGSNLSVLGRNRVFSAVREMPVVGGSGLFRFAHGYAQARTHFLGELEAVVEYNVYVFHY, encoded by the coding sequence ATGGCCAaccccttcatcttcatcatgaccatcttcttcctctcccaCTTCACCACCGCAGCAGAAACCCACACTTTCGGGCGAACCATTTCCCCTGCAACGCTGGGACTCACCAACAAACCGCAGAAACTAAGCCACCTGCGCTTCTTCTTCCACGACATCATCGGCGGACCAAACCAAACGGCTTTCCGCATTGTGGAAGCTCCGGCTACTGTAAAATCGCCGACGAGGTTCGGCGCGGTGGTGATGATGGACAACCCCCTGACGGAGCTACCAGAGTTGGGTTCCAAAGTGGTCGGGAGGGCGCAGGGGATGTACGCGTCGGCTTCGATGGACGAATTGGGGTATCTGATGGTGCTCAACTTTGCATTCACGGAAGGGAAGTACAATGGCAGCAACCTCAGCGTGCTTGGCCGGAACAGGGTGTTTTCCGCCGTGAGGGAGATGCCGGTGGTGGGTGGCAGTGGGTTGTTCCGGTTTGCCCATGGGTACGCTCAGGCAAGGACTCATTTTTTGGGTGAATTGGAAGCTGTTGTGGAGTATAACGTCTATGTCTTCCATTATTAA
- the LOC130718628 gene encoding uncharacterized protein LOC130718628: MSIPPPLQVALTSLHSVEVQTKEKRKRIMGTREVYEQKLKTGNLDHDPTLNPGLGSARCPRCLSLLNPNPERGEWTINSVLHDATAVAGSGIGSMLSAVHGLNTGLPYLQNRLKGPKWLPFVVGLPPLLIFSGASAAFGGYMLPKFTQLTVTSYYAASSASHYGISLLTRHIEDKSNSETQHLKRL; encoded by the exons ATGAGCATCCCACCACCACTCCAAGTAGCACTGACTTCTCTTCACAGCGTTGAGGTTCAAACtaaagagaagaggaagagaataaTGGGTACAAGAGAAGTGTACGAACAGAAGCTAAAGACTGGAAATCTCGACCACGATCCCACCCTCAACCCTGGCCTTGGTTCCGCTCGTTGCCCTCGCTGTCTCTCCCTTCTCAACCCTAATCCC GAAAGAGGCGAATGGACCATCAATTCCGTCTTGCACGATGCCACTGCCGTT GCTGGCTCCGGAATTGGTAGTATGCTTAGTGCAGTTCATGGTTTGAATACAG GGTTGCCATATCTTCAAAATCGTCTGAAAGGACCGAAGTGGCTGCCTTTTGTAGTTGGG CTTCCTCCATTGTTGATATTTTCAGGAGCAAGTGCTGCATTTGGAG GTTACATGCTTCCAAAGTTCACTCAACTCACTGTGACATCCTATTATGCTGCCTCGAGTGCCTCACACTACGGAATCTCACTTCTCACCCGGCATATTGAAGACAAGTCCAATTCTGAAACACAGCATCTCAAGAGGCTCTGA
- the LOC130719339 gene encoding uncharacterized protein LOC130719339, giving the protein MASSPVQASGKETEERSGTAPRASFRDMVLGRTGGDGGRNKQVDLIALKLVRIEHDEEGFPKVFAADSVVEELSRPWKDALVVKLIGKNLGYNMMKSRLRALWKPAGGFDIIVIDNGFYMVKFDREEDRDKVLHGGPWMIFDHCVAVALWSPDFVPATTSSLKSLVWLRFPGLNPAYYEESFLRAIAEAIGKPIKVDVNTLQLQRGRYARVCVELDVCKRAVTKIWFRDQWISVVYEGCHMICDRCGCFGHLGRNCERDMCTPTAADTSQTRDTAKHGVAVSDKGKTVVVADNATAAAEEPWIPVKGKNSKSKKTLHGNKVGNKGTASGNEISGKTVQIYVAKNKGISINENNGAPRSQPSQIELAPRPTQQPAALSPPQTPLKRRRGEAVVQVVTEVRRQPPTSTPKRTPARKHMPGRNPAPTTQQRRGQAVPRGLFKEGEKSDFVFQAEGSVAHAGPVVQQVNDARELEEGEVVAAGEPPDVSVC; this is encoded by the coding sequence ATGGCTTCTTCTCCGGTCCAAGCTTCGGGGAAGGAGACGGAGGAGCGCAGCGGCACCGCCCCAAGGGCATCATTCCGGGACATGGTGCTAGGGCGAACTGGGGGAGATGGTGGACGTAATAAGCAGGTGGACTTGATAGCGCTGAAATTGGTGCGCATAGAACACGACGAGGAAGGCTTCCCTAAAGTCTTTGCTGCTGATTCAGTAGTTGAGGAATTGAGTCGTCCATGGAAGGATGCGCTGGTCGTGAAGCTGATCGGGAAAAACCTAGGGTATAACATGATGAAGTCTCGGCTCCGTGCGTTGTGGAAACCAGCGGGAGGCTTCGATATTATCGTCATTGACAATGGTTTTTACATGGTGAAATTTGACAGAGAAGAGGATCGAGACAAGGTACTACATGGTGGACCTTGGATGATCTTCGACCATTGTGTTGCTGTTGCTTTGTGGAGCCCAGACTTCGTCCCGGCGACGACATCCTCTCTGAAGTCGCTGGTATGGCTTCGGTTTCCAGGGTTAAACCCGGCATATTATGAGGAGAGTTTCCTGAGGGCAATTGCGGAGGCTATTGGGAAACCCATTAAGGTGGACGTGAACACCTTACAGCTGCAGCGGGGACGTTATGCAAGGGTGTGCGTTGAACTGGACGTCTGCAAGCGTGCTGTTACGAAGATATGGTTCAGAGATCAATGGATATCAGTGGTGTATGAGGGCTGCCATATGATCTGTGATAGGTGTGGCTGTTTTGGCCACCTGGGAAGGAATTGCGAGAGGGACATGTGCACTCCGACGGCGGCAGACACATCACAAACCAGGGATACGGCGAAACATGGTGTTGCAGTGTCTGACAAAGGAAAGACGGTGGTCGTTGCCGATAACGCTACGGCGGCGGCGGAGGAACCTTGGATTCCCGTAAAGGGAAAGAATTCAAAATCAAAAAAAACGCTTCATGGTAATAAAGTGGGCAATAAAGGCACCGCAAGTGGCAACGAAATTTCAGGGAAAACAGTCCAGATTTATGTTGCCAAAAATAAAGGAAttagcattaatgagaataatGGGGCTCCTCGTTCCCAGCCGTCACAAATTGAATTGGCGCCAAGGCCCACTCAGCAGCCCGCGGCTCTCTCCCCTCCTCAAACGCCGCTCAAACGCCGGCGTGGGGAAGCGGTGGTGCAAGTGGTGACGGAGGTTCGCCGGCAGCCACCAACATCGACTCCAAAGAGGACGCCCGCGCGCAAGCATATGCCAGGAAGGAACCCAGCGCCGACGACTCAACAACGGCGTGGACAAGCTGTCCCGAGGGGGCTGTTCAAGGAGGGAGAGAAGTCAGATTTCGTTTTCCAAGCTGAGGGGAGTGTTGCTCATGCAGGTCCAGTGGTGCAACAAGTGAATGATGCTCGTGAACTTGAAGAAGGAGAGGTCGTCGCCGCCGGCGAGCCTCCCGACGTAAGTGTTTGTTGA
- the LOC130719340 gene encoding uncharacterized protein LOC130719340 — protein MDWNEMHQIQQRIKQLWRQEEIYWNQRSRVKWLQWGDKNTHFFHASTIQRRETNKITRIKDTFGQWVEGQENLEKAILELYQDIYQTSNPTNLNLDNCMSHVPSKVPAELNAQLMEPFHEEEIKEAVFHLGSMKAPGIDGLNGLFYQKQWNTIKEDVIAAVTELFSTGYLPDSINETLVVLTPKVPNPESLNQYRPISCVNFSYKIITRIIVTRMKPFMEELITPHQSAFVGGRQIQDNLIIVQEAFHKLKRAGPCSRENAAIKLDLNKAFDRIEWEFLRRALLAFGFEEAWVQLIMKLVRGVSYRFKLNGVIGEKLIPQRGIRQGDPLSPYLFIICMDVLSHMLSNNQTSGTLQGLYLRIPAEWGRSKNQSLAWIKGKLLNKIQGWKSLLLNQAGKEILIKSVLQAIPTYSMSLLKFPKGFCIDICAKVANFWWRTKHDKGIHWRKWDILTLNKKEGGMGFKDFEILNQALLAKQAWRMIQQPNSLWAQILKSIYFPNTSLHQAKRGRASSWAWTSILHGRDALLREGRWLVGNRKSINMLSHNWLASGEALLSDTLHEGTAVSAILDGENHHWDIPKIRDLLPPVDLGKILQTPVKLIEGEDEIIWPYRESGIYTVKSGYRQIKKKSISTAPNPSTSSPPLTHLWNKIWSATLPQKIKMFLWKLSQNAIAVKENLWRRKISSDFSCPICDHEEESNYPHFPPL, from the exons TTTTTTCATGCATCCACCATCCAAAGAAGAGAGACAAACAAAATCACTAGAATCAAAGACACTTTTGGACAATGGGTGGAAGGCCaagaaaatctagaaaaagcaATTCTGGAACTCTATCAAGACATCTACCAAACCTCAAATCCCACCAACCTGAATCTGGATAACTGCATGTCCCATGTCCCTTCCAAGGTACCAGCAGAGCTTAATGCACAACTAATGGAGCCATTTCACGAAGAAGAGATCAAGGAGGCAGTATTCCACCTTGGAAGCATGAAAGCGCCAGGTATTGATGGCTTGAATGGTCTCTTTTATCAAAAACAATGGAACACCATTAAAGAGGATGTAATAGCTGCTGTAACAGAATTGTTCAGCACTGGGTACCTACCAGACTCCATCAATGAGACTTTGGTAGTCCTAACTCCTAAAGTGCCAAACCCTGAATCTTTGAATCAGTATAGGCCAATCAGCTGTGTAAACTTCAGCTACAAGATTATCACTCGAATCATTGTCACTAGAATGAAACCTTTCATGGAAGAATTGATTACTCCTCATCAAAGCGCCTTCGTGGGAGGGCGACAAATCCAAGACAACCTCATTATTGTTCAGGAAGCTTTTCACAAACTCAAAAGAGCAGGCCCTTGCAGCAGAGAAAATGCAGCTATAAAGCTTGATCTCAACAAGGCTTTTGATAGAATTGAATGGGAATTTCTTAGACGAGCACTCCTTGCTTTTGGCTTTGAAGAAGCATGGGTCCAACTTATTATGAAGCTTGTTCGGGGGGTCTCTTACAGATTTAAATTGAATGGAGTCATAGGAGAAAAATTAATCCCACAAAGAGGAATAAGGCAAGGAGATCCTCTATCTCCTTACCTCTTCATCATATGCATGGACGTTTTATCCCACATGCTCTCCAACAATCAGACTTCAGGGACATTGCAAG GCCTTTACTTAAGGATTCCAGCAGAATGGGGCAGGTCTAAAAACCAATCCTTAGCCTGGATCAAAGGGAAGCTTCTCAATAAAATACAAGGTTGGAAGAGTCTTCTCCTCAACCAAGCTGGCAAGGAGATACTCATTAAATCGGTTCTTCAAGCAATTCCCACTTACTCTATGTCTCTCCTTAAGTTCCCCAAAGGCTTCTGCATTGACATATGTGCAAAAGTGGCTAATTTTTGGTGGAGGACAAAGCATGACAAAGGAATTCATTGGAGAAAATGGGACATCTTGACTCTAAACAAAAAAGAAGGAGGCATGGGCTTTAAGGACTTTGAAATCTTAAATCAGGCTCTCCTAGCAAAGCAGGCTTGGAGAATGATCCAACAACCAAACTCCCTCTGGGCTCAAATCCTAAAGAGTATCTACTTTCCTAATACCTCTCTTCACCAAGCAAAACGAGGGAGagcttcttcttgggcctggaCCAGCATCCTTCATGGTAGGGATGCCCTCTTGAGAGAAGGAAGATGGCTAGTGGGGAATAGAAAGTCCATAAACATGCTGTCTCATAACTGGTTAGCATCGGGTGAAGCCCTACTCAGTGACACCTTGCATGAGGGAACCGCAGTTAGTGCCATTCTTGATGGGGAAAACCACCATTGGGACATCCCCAAAATCAGGGATCTCCTTCCCCCTGTAGACTTAGGGAAAATCCTCCAAACTCCAGTCAAGTTGATAGAGGGTGAGGATGAGATAATTTGGCCTTATAGAGAATCTGGGATCTACACAGTGAAATCCGGGTACAGACAGATCAAGAAGAAATCCATCTCAACTGCTCCCAACCCTTCAACCTCCTCCCCTCCATTAACACACCTATGGAACAAAATATGGTCTGCAACTCTGccccaaaaaattaaaatgtttcTTTGGAAGCTCAGCCAGAATGCAATTGCAGTCAAAGAGAACCTCTGGAGAAGGAAAATTTCAAGTGATTTTAGCTGTCCTATCTGTGACCATGAGGAAGAATCAAACTACCCACACTTTCCTCCGTTGTGA